The Sandaracinaceae bacterium genome contains a region encoding:
- a CDS encoding nucleotide exchange factor GrpE, with the protein MSDQDENPTPNDESTDAPGANEGAVPGAEGAAAEVLSPLEQVTAERDKLKDQLLRTMADFDNFRKRARRDAEDALRRGREDSLRDILPIIDNLERAVEASRGATDVAAVISGIEMVLRSFDDVAARMGATRIVAKGERFDPTLHDAIQQVESAEHPPGTVLTEVVAGYRLGERLLRAAMVVVSKAPSAPAPEAVSDAGTESE; encoded by the coding sequence GTGAGCGACCAAGACGAGAACCCCACCCCCAACGACGAGTCCACCGACGCGCCGGGCGCCAATGAAGGTGCCGTGCCTGGGGCCGAGGGTGCCGCGGCCGAGGTCCTGAGCCCGCTCGAGCAGGTCACCGCCGAGCGCGACAAGCTCAAGGACCAGCTGCTGCGCACCATGGCGGACTTCGACAATTTCCGGAAGCGCGCGCGCCGTGACGCCGAGGACGCGCTGCGTCGCGGCCGGGAGGACAGCCTGCGCGACATCCTGCCCATCATCGACAACCTGGAGCGCGCCGTGGAGGCCTCCCGTGGGGCGACCGACGTGGCCGCCGTCATCTCGGGGATCGAGATGGTCCTGCGCAGCTTCGACGACGTGGCGGCGCGCATGGGGGCCACCCGCATCGTCGCCAAGGGCGAGCGCTTCGACCCCACGCTGCACGACGCCATCCAGCAGGTGGAGAGCGCCGAGCACCCGCCCGGGACCGTCCTGACCGAGGTGGTCGCCGGCTATCGCCTGGGCGAGCGCCTGCTCAGAGCCGCCATGGTGGTGGTCTCCAAGGCCCCCAGCGCCCCCGCGCCCGAGGCGGTCAGCGACGCGGGCACCGAGTCCGAGTGA
- the dnaK gene encoding molecular chaperone DnaK encodes MGKVIGIDLGTTNSCVAVLENGEALVIPNAEGSRTTPSVVAFTKEGERRVGSVAKRQAVTNSDNTVYAVKRLMGQEYDSEDVARFRDLVPYRVIQNTNGDAWVHAGGRDLSPPELSAMILETMRDVAESYLGEKVTEAVITVPAYFNDAQRAATTAAGKIAGLNVQRIINEPTAAALAYGFKEREGQRVAVYDLGGGTFDISILDIRKGVFTVRATAGDTHLGGEDFDHLVLEELARRFKESTGIDLMQDRIALQRLKEQAEKAKHELSSSLQTEINLPFIAADATGPKHLETTLKRSELEILVTGLIDRTLGPCEQALADAGVTKEEIDEVLLVGGSTRMPLVQKRVAEFFGKPPHKGVNPDEVVAQGAAIQGAALTGEVDAVLLLDVTPLSLGVETGGGVFYPLIPRNTTVPTRASEVFTTSMDNQPFVPVHVLQGEREMAADNKSLARFELAPIPPAPRGVPEIEVAFDIDANGMLNVTAKDIRTGRDQSIRVTASSGLSEDQINQIIADAEKFRASDVVRKELAELKNSAEALLYTSERAVVECAELVPDPVLKRVQVDIDRVKAMVAGQPSAGELRDALQQLELSAYGIAEAMYATDAMGSGEGDAGEG; translated from the coding sequence ATGGGCAAAGTCATCGGTATCGACCTCGGGACGACCAACTCCTGCGTGGCGGTCCTCGAGAACGGCGAGGCGCTGGTCATCCCCAACGCAGAGGGGAGCCGCACCACCCCGTCGGTCGTCGCGTTCACCAAAGAGGGTGAGCGCCGCGTCGGGAGCGTCGCGAAGCGCCAGGCCGTGACCAATTCGGACAACACCGTCTATGCCGTGAAGCGCCTGATGGGCCAGGAGTACGACTCGGAGGACGTCGCCCGTTTTCGCGACTTGGTGCCCTATCGTGTGATCCAGAACACCAATGGCGACGCGTGGGTGCATGCGGGTGGGCGCGACCTGTCGCCCCCCGAGCTGAGCGCCATGATCCTCGAGACCATGCGCGACGTGGCGGAGTCCTACCTGGGCGAGAAGGTCACCGAGGCGGTCATCACCGTCCCGGCCTACTTCAACGACGCTCAGCGCGCGGCCACCACGGCGGCCGGCAAGATCGCGGGCCTCAACGTGCAGCGCATCATCAATGAGCCCACCGCAGCGGCCCTGGCCTACGGCTTCAAGGAGCGTGAGGGCCAGCGCGTGGCCGTGTACGACCTCGGCGGCGGCACGTTCGACATCTCGATCCTGGACATCCGCAAGGGCGTCTTCACGGTGCGGGCCACCGCGGGCGACACGCACCTCGGGGGCGAGGACTTCGATCACCTGGTGCTCGAGGAGCTGGCCCGGCGCTTCAAAGAGAGCACGGGCATCGACCTGATGCAGGACCGCATCGCGCTGCAGCGGCTCAAGGAACAGGCCGAGAAGGCCAAGCACGAGCTCAGCTCGTCCCTTCAGACCGAGATCAACCTGCCCTTCATCGCGGCCGACGCCACGGGCCCGAAGCACCTCGAGACGACGCTCAAGCGCAGCGAGCTGGAGATCCTGGTGACGGGCCTGATCGACCGCACCCTCGGGCCCTGCGAACAGGCGCTGGCCGACGCGGGCGTCACCAAGGAGGAGATCGACGAGGTGCTGCTGGTGGGCGGCTCCACGCGCATGCCCCTGGTGCAGAAGCGGGTGGCCGAGTTCTTCGGCAAGCCGCCGCACAAGGGCGTCAACCCGGACGAGGTCGTGGCGCAGGGGGCCGCCATCCAGGGCGCCGCGCTGACCGGCGAGGTGGACGCGGTGCTGCTGCTGGACGTGACCCCCCTCTCGCTGGGCGTGGAGACGGGCGGCGGCGTGTTCTACCCGCTCATCCCGCGCAACACGACGGTGCCCACGCGCGCGAGCGAGGTGTTCACCACCAGCATGGACAACCAGCCGTTCGTGCCGGTGCACGTCCTGCAAGGCGAGCGCGAGATGGCGGCGGACAACAAGTCGCTGGCGCGCTTCGAGCTGGCGCCCATCCCACCCGCTCCCCGCGGCGTGCCCGAGATCGAGGTGGCCTTCGACATCGACGCGAACGGCATGCTCAACGTCACCGCCAAGGACATCCGCACGGGGCGCGACCAGAGCATCCGCGTCACGGCCTCGAGCGGCCTGAGCGAAGACCAGATCAACCAGATCATCGCCGACGCCGAGAAGTTCCGCGCCAGCGACGTGGTGCGCAAGGAGCTGGCGGAGCTCAAGAACAGCGCCGAAGCGCTCCTCTACACCAGCGAGCGCGCCGTAGTGGAGTGCGCCGAGCTGGTGCCCGACCCTGTGCTCAAGCGCGTGCAGGTGGACATCGACCGCGTGAAGGCCATGGTCGCGGGACAGCCCAGCGCGGGTGAGCTGCGCGACGCCCTCCAGCAGCTGGAGCTGAGCGCCTACGGCATCGCCGAGGCCATGTACGCCACGGACGCCATGGGCTCCGGCGAGGGCGACGCGGGCGAAGGCTGA
- a CDS encoding UvrD-helicase domain-containing protein produces MSLNPAQRAAVEHDQGPMLVLAGAGSGKTRVITTRIARLIERGARPESILGVTFTNKAAREMAERMVPLIGRERTERVWLSTFHSLGVRFLGEEAKRLGFEGGRFVIFDQGDSLGLVKDILRSEIGVTRNVDVPSLMTRISLWKNAFKGPDEIPPSSFEYDAIAREVYPHYEERMRRMHAVDFDDLVVLPVRILQEHDDVREKWQARFRYLLIDEFQDTNKSQLELVRALTNSLNNVCVVGDDDQSIYGWRGAEVGNILDFERTFPGTKVVKLEDNYRSYEQILAVANAAIAQSRGKRHGKTLRAARGLGDKVRLVTTNDAAAEVEFVVNEIHDLAQNHRVPYRDMAVLYRSNGQARILEEELRANGIPYQLFGGTQFFDRKEVKDAIAYLRVVVSTRDELSIRRVINTPPRGLGDTSLDRIAGHAKLHGLTLFEALQQAEQVHGITEPAKRGAELFTQCILNARNSLLREKADLVPTTKRLFEEAGYTRMLSAGADKDSKRREENFGFLMRSVERYANAPSAGKASLSVFLTRLTLRVDQEEEVAGNKVTLSSLHSSKGLEFPVVFFIGLVEGILPHARTTDPKVNEAVLTDVDEERRLFYVGVTRAMNRLYLTRPLRRTSRGRVVPLAPTRFLSGLPQDAYEAYQGRGRERTSVQETADFAAQILAQLNAK; encoded by the coding sequence ATGAGCCTCAACCCCGCGCAGCGCGCCGCTGTGGAACACGACCAGGGCCCCATGCTGGTGTTGGCCGGGGCCGGCTCGGGGAAGACGCGGGTGATCACCACGCGCATCGCCCGGCTGATCGAGCGGGGGGCGCGGCCCGAGAGCATCCTCGGGGTGACCTTCACCAACAAGGCCGCGCGCGAGATGGCGGAGCGCATGGTCCCGCTCATCGGCCGCGAGCGCACGGAGCGCGTGTGGCTCAGCACGTTCCACTCGCTCGGCGTGCGCTTCCTGGGCGAAGAGGCCAAGCGCTTGGGGTTCGAGGGGGGGCGCTTCGTCATCTTCGACCAAGGCGACTCTCTGGGTCTGGTGAAGGACATCCTGCGCAGCGAGATCGGCGTCACGCGCAACGTGGACGTGCCGTCGCTCATGACGCGCATCTCGCTGTGGAAGAACGCGTTCAAGGGGCCGGACGAGATCCCCCCGTCCAGCTTCGAGTACGACGCCATCGCGCGCGAGGTCTACCCGCACTACGAGGAGCGCATGCGGCGCATGCACGCGGTGGACTTCGACGACCTCGTGGTGCTGCCCGTGCGCATCCTGCAGGAGCACGACGACGTGCGCGAGAAGTGGCAGGCGCGCTTCCGCTACCTGCTCATCGACGAGTTCCAGGACACCAACAAGAGCCAGCTGGAGCTGGTGCGGGCGCTGACCAACAGCCTGAACAACGTGTGCGTGGTGGGTGACGACGACCAGTCCATCTACGGCTGGCGGGGGGCCGAGGTGGGCAACATCCTCGACTTCGAGCGCACGTTCCCGGGCACCAAGGTGGTCAAGCTGGAGGACAACTACCGCAGCTACGAGCAGATCCTGGCGGTGGCCAACGCCGCCATCGCGCAGAGCCGCGGCAAGCGCCACGGCAAGACGCTGCGCGCGGCGCGCGGGCTGGGCGACAAGGTGCGCCTCGTGACGACGAACGACGCGGCGGCCGAGGTGGAGTTCGTGGTCAACGAGATCCACGACCTGGCGCAGAACCACCGCGTGCCCTACCGCGACATGGCCGTGCTCTACCGCAGCAACGGGCAGGCGCGCATCTTGGAGGAGGAGCTGCGCGCGAACGGCATCCCGTACCAGCTCTTCGGAGGGACGCAGTTCTTCGACCGCAAGGAGGTCAAGGACGCCATCGCCTACCTGCGCGTGGTCGTCAGCACGCGCGACGAGCTCTCCATCCGGCGCGTGATCAACACGCCGCCGCGCGGGCTGGGCGACACCAGCCTCGACCGCATCGCGGGGCACGCCAAGCTGCACGGCCTGACGCTCTTCGAGGCGCTGCAGCAGGCGGAGCAGGTGCACGGCATCACCGAGCCGGCCAAGCGTGGGGCCGAGCTGTTCACGCAGTGCATCCTGAACGCGCGCAACAGCCTGCTGCGCGAGAAGGCGGACCTGGTTCCGACGACGAAGCGCCTGTTCGAGGAGGCGGGCTACACCCGCATGCTGAGCGCCGGGGCCGACAAGGACTCGAAGCGTCGGGAGGAGAACTTCGGGTTCCTGATGCGCAGCGTGGAGCGCTACGCCAACGCGCCCAGCGCGGGCAAGGCCAGCCTCAGCGTGTTCCTGACGCGGCTGACGCTGCGCGTGGACCAAGAGGAAGAGGTGGCCGGCAACAAGGTCACGCTCAGCTCACTGCACAGCAGCAAGGGGCTCGAGTTCCCGGTGGTGTTCTTCATCGGCTTGGTGGAGGGCATCCTGCCGCACGCGCGCACGACCGACCCCAAGGTGAACGAGGCCGTGCTCACCGACGTGGACGAGGAGCGGCGGTTGTTCTACGTGGGGGTCACGCGCGCCATGAACCGCCTGTACCTGACGAGGCCGCTGCGGCGCACCAGCCGTGGGCGGGTGGTGCCGCTAGCGCCCACGCGCTTTCTGAGCGGGCTGCCCCAGGACGCGTACGAGGCCTACCAAGGGCGCGGACGCGAGCGCACCAGCGTGCAGGAGACGGCCGACTTCGCGGCGCAGATCCTGGCGCAGCTGAACGCGAAGTAG
- a CDS encoding beta-lactamase family protein: MTEHSEHGQFEPAFTRVAEAFFTSTRKAEGGGALAVFQDGAKVLDLWGGRRDPSGAPWEEHTPSLSFSTTKGVASVALHMCADRGLITYDAPVARYWPEFAQAGKDGITVRHVLCHEAGLYDVRGLLDDAHQLLDWEHVVGALAAATPAHAPGRFNAYHALTYGYLVGELVRRVSGVHLRDFVRTELAEPLGLDHLHIGAPPEAVAQAARYFPLPEGELRRRGGRHAGASGSAGGSLGGPGGVNHGGERSAGRRRGASLRGRAQRAGVLALRRAGIPLDQERFVRALAPRGVAALDWSADATLAACNPSAGGLFTARALAKLYGALAVGGTLDGVQVLSRERIQQLATLQNRRPDGVLLLPMHWRMGFHSIASKRGFHPGAFGHYGFRGSGAFADPKRRMSVAYVTNCGVGSPIGDGRIFEFAGIAARCAGRG; encoded by the coding sequence ATGACGGAGCACTCCGAGCACGGGCAGTTCGAGCCGGCCTTCACGCGCGTCGCGGAGGCCTTCTTCACGTCCACCCGCAAGGCCGAGGGCGGCGGCGCGTTGGCGGTCTTCCAAGACGGCGCGAAGGTGCTGGACCTGTGGGGCGGGCGGCGCGACCCGAGCGGCGCTCCGTGGGAGGAGCACACGCCCTCGCTGTCCTTCTCCACGACCAAGGGCGTGGCCAGCGTCGCGCTGCACATGTGCGCGGACCGCGGGCTCATCACGTACGACGCACCCGTCGCGCGCTACTGGCCCGAGTTCGCGCAGGCCGGCAAGGACGGCATCACGGTGCGACACGTGCTGTGCCACGAGGCGGGCCTCTACGACGTTCGAGGACTGCTGGACGATGCACACCAGCTGCTGGACTGGGAGCACGTGGTGGGGGCGCTCGCGGCCGCCACACCCGCGCACGCCCCGGGGCGCTTCAACGCTTACCACGCGCTGACCTACGGCTACCTGGTGGGGGAGCTGGTGCGGCGCGTGTCCGGCGTGCACCTGCGCGACTTCGTGCGCACCGAGCTGGCCGAACCTCTGGGGCTGGACCACCTGCACATCGGCGCGCCGCCCGAGGCCGTGGCGCAGGCCGCGCGCTACTTCCCGCTGCCGGAGGGCGAGCTGCGGCGACGCGGCGGGCGACACGCAGGGGCCAGCGGGAGCGCAGGCGGGTCGCTCGGCGGCCCCGGTGGCGTGAACCACGGAGGAGAACGGTCAGCGGGTCGGAGGAGGGGCGCGAGCCTGCGCGGCCGCGCGCAGCGCGCGGGCGTCCTGGCGCTCCGCCGCGCGGGGATCCCCCTCGACCAAGAGCGCTTCGTGCGCGCGCTCGCGCCGCGCGGGGTCGCGGCGCTGGACTGGTCCGCAGACGCGACGCTGGCCGCGTGCAACCCCAGCGCAGGCGGGCTGTTCACGGCGCGCGCGCTGGCCAAGCTGTACGGCGCGCTGGCCGTCGGGGGCACGCTCGACGGCGTGCAGGTGCTCTCGCGCGAACGGATCCAGCAGCTGGCGACGCTGCAGAACCGACGCCCCGACGGAGTGCTGCTGCTGCCCATGCACTGGCGCATGGGCTTCCACAGCATCGCCTCGAAGCGCGGCTTCCACCCCGGGGCGTTCGGGCACTACGGCTTCCGCGGTTCGGGCGCCTTCGCCGATCCGAAGCGGCGCATGAGCGTCGCCTACGTGACCAACTGCGGTGTCGGGAGCCCCATCGGTGACGGGCGCATCTTCGAATTCGCAGGCATCGCCGCGCGCTGCGCAGGACGCGGCTGA
- a CDS encoding PQQ-binding-like beta-propeller repeat protein, giving the protein MRTLHLFRRQPVAILATALALALSFVGCGGSESPPVTADVGPEPDRTPPTVEFTFPALSGFTQHGTFTFRGVAGDDVALASVEVDGQPVTTTDGYASWTIAVDTSDGGGVFEVVATDTSGNEARDTRSIVLHHDLASPRGFHYDSARDELHYVDGGNLRLAVANLSALTVSPGADVSVFGTGARAVQGAVLDASGRVLVGAREPGSLGSRGVYALDPATQTWSPLSTAATHPAAPVIEDPIHLTLDNVAGRLFVIDAAGPAIVVVDLATGDRQMLSSSSVPDALTAFVAPQAAQLTADGDTLYVTDQTLGLVAVDTSTGARRLVSGAGQGQGDPLVGVTALALDEAGGRAFVFDRANTSAGFPIVAIDLATGDRSVFSSNPADVNLATYFASALFLDATRERLVVSDLARGLLSVSTFDAQRTRHMGGEFPRGDTPRFVSDAVFVGDTVVGVLPEGILTFSPSGKVFTPHSEQLMTVTPVPGERAVIAADQTLAGRLYRVDVDTHTATLVSEGVDLYQPQGLAYDADAGAVHVLTRSALVTVDLATGDQLVRSSASVPDGTNAFNNACGLVHDRARGRFLVGSYNFDALVAVDEASGARTLVSPHDMSGGLQSVLSGPALWDGRLFTLDNLRDVVEIDLTTGARSLAFEAVSGRDARYLHADEGRLLLVDYRGFLFELDPVTGERAGIHR; this is encoded by the coding sequence ATGCGCACACTCCATCTCTTTCGCCGCCAGCCCGTGGCGATCCTCGCCACCGCTCTCGCTCTCGCCCTCTCGTTCGTGGGGTGCGGTGGCAGCGAGAGCCCTCCCGTCACGGCGGACGTGGGCCCCGAGCCCGACCGCACGCCGCCCACCGTCGAGTTCACCTTCCCTGCGCTCAGCGGGTTCACGCAGCACGGCACCTTCACGTTCCGCGGCGTCGCTGGTGACGACGTCGCGCTCGCGTCCGTGGAGGTCGATGGTCAGCCGGTCACCACCACCGACGGGTACGCGAGCTGGACCATCGCCGTGGACACCTCGGACGGCGGGGGCGTCTTCGAGGTGGTCGCGACCGACACCTCCGGCAACGAGGCGCGGGACACACGGTCCATCGTGCTCCACCACGACCTGGCCAGCCCGCGTGGCTTCCACTACGACTCCGCGCGCGACGAGCTCCACTACGTCGACGGCGGAAACCTACGCCTCGCGGTGGCCAACCTGAGCGCGCTCACCGTCAGCCCCGGCGCCGACGTCTCCGTGTTCGGGACGGGGGCGCGCGCGGTCCAGGGTGCGGTCCTGGACGCGAGCGGCCGCGTGCTCGTCGGCGCGCGTGAGCCCGGAAGCCTGGGCTCCCGTGGGGTCTACGCCCTCGACCCTGCCACCCAGACGTGGTCGCCGCTGTCTACGGCCGCGACCCACCCCGCCGCCCCCGTCATCGAAGACCCCATCCACCTGACCCTCGACAACGTCGCCGGGCGCCTCTTCGTGATCGACGCCGCAGGGCCCGCCATCGTCGTGGTCGACCTCGCGACCGGGGACCGTCAGATGCTCTCGTCGTCCAGCGTCCCCGACGCGCTCACGGCCTTCGTCGCTCCTCAGGCGGCCCAGCTCACGGCCGACGGGGACACCCTGTACGTGACGGACCAGACGCTGGGTCTCGTGGCGGTGGACACGTCCACCGGCGCACGCCGGCTCGTCAGCGGCGCGGGTCAGGGACAAGGCGATCCGTTGGTGGGCGTCACCGCACTGGCCCTCGACGAAGCTGGCGGCCGCGCCTTCGTGTTCGACCGAGCCAACACCTCCGCGGGCTTCCCCATCGTGGCCATCGATCTCGCGACGGGCGACCGCAGCGTCTTCTCCTCCAACCCTGCGGACGTCAACCTCGCCACCTACTTCGCCAGCGCGCTGTTCCTCGACGCGACGCGTGAGCGCTTGGTCGTGAGCGACCTCGCCCGGGGCCTGCTCTCGGTCTCCACGTTCGACGCGCAGCGCACCCGGCACATGGGCGGCGAGTTCCCCCGTGGCGACACCCCACGGTTCGTGTCGGACGCGGTCTTCGTCGGCGACACGGTGGTGGGCGTGCTCCCGGAGGGGATCCTCACGTTCTCGCCCTCGGGGAAGGTGTTCACCCCGCACTCGGAGCAGCTCATGACCGTGACGCCCGTGCCCGGGGAGCGGGCGGTGATCGCTGCGGACCAGACGCTGGCCGGGAGGCTCTACCGCGTGGACGTGGACACGCACACCGCGACGCTGGTCAGCGAGGGGGTCGACCTGTACCAGCCGCAGGGGCTCGCCTACGACGCGGATGCAGGCGCCGTCCACGTGCTGACACGGAGTGCACTCGTCACCGTGGACCTCGCGACCGGGGACCAGCTGGTGCGCTCCAGCGCGAGCGTCCCAGATGGCACGAACGCGTTCAACAACGCCTGTGGCTTGGTCCACGACCGTGCGCGGGGCCGCTTCTTGGTCGGCTCCTACAACTTCGACGCGTTGGTCGCAGTCGACGAGGCCAGCGGAGCGCGCACCCTCGTCTCGCCCCATGACATGTCGGGCGGTCTCCAGTCCGTGCTCAGCGGGCCTGCGCTTTGGGACGGACGCCTGTTCACCCTCGACAACCTCCGCGACGTGGTCGAGATCGACCTCACGACGGGCGCGCGCAGCCTCGCCTTCGAGGCGGTCAGCGGCCGCGACGCCCGCTACCTCCACGCTGACGAAGGGCGCCTCCTGCTCGTGGACTACCGTGGCTTCTTGTTCGAGCTGGACCCGGTCACCGGAGAGCGGGCCGGGATCCACCGCTGA
- a CDS encoding NAD(P)/FAD-dependent oxidoreductase: MRPCERAAPFEPPRRGSRSLRTGYTPATMTTTVRETFDVVVVGGGTAGLHAAAELASQGLRVVVLEKRREGHSGARWCNGVLAWQLARAGLDTRWIDGHPRVGASHLVSPTGRHRFTIADNPIIEADMRALVEHLLARALAAGVDVRWEVRDPSITLRGKRPVELSARQGDRRLVLEAALFVDAAGLRGVLRSQVPELSRACPPCAPADLCAAQQLMLRIDDADGARAFLREHAAAPGDVVSWLATAGGYSTVNVGVDPSFEHVSVLAGSIPAGGAPSAAALVRRVRAAHPWMGEPLFGGGGAIPLRRVYDRFTAPGVALVGDAAGQVMTGHGSGIGFGLIAGKMLAEAVGGASDPGAPDALWRYQAHFLRAFGGTLAAYDAVRRMSCALGSEGIEALFALGIFSPSLVRPGLDQRRGALAPREALRAGRQLVQRPALARVVVPTLATLGAADALYRAYPRRKSGRAFAAWEATARRLLPRQGPGVA, from the coding sequence ATGCGACCGTGCGAGCGAGCGGCACCGTTTGAACCCCCTCGTCGTGGGTCGCGATCGCTGCGGACCGGCTACACTCCCGCCACGATGACGACGACCGTGCGAGAGACCTTCGACGTGGTGGTGGTGGGCGGCGGCACGGCTGGCCTCCACGCCGCCGCCGAGCTCGCGTCCCAAGGGCTGCGCGTCGTAGTGCTGGAGAAGCGTCGCGAGGGACACAGCGGGGCGCGCTGGTGCAATGGCGTGTTGGCCTGGCAGCTGGCCCGCGCTGGGCTCGACACGCGCTGGATCGACGGCCATCCGCGCGTCGGCGCCTCCCACCTGGTGAGCCCCACGGGGCGACACCGCTTCACCATCGCGGACAACCCCATCATCGAGGCGGACATGCGCGCCTTGGTCGAGCACCTCCTGGCCCGCGCGCTCGCGGCCGGCGTGGACGTGCGCTGGGAGGTCCGCGATCCGTCAATCACGCTCCGAGGCAAGCGCCCGGTGGAGCTCTCCGCGCGCCAAGGCGACCGCCGACTCGTGCTCGAAGCGGCACTGTTCGTGGACGCGGCCGGGCTCCGAGGCGTGCTGCGCTCGCAGGTCCCGGAGCTGTCTCGCGCCTGCCCTCCCTGCGCGCCTGCGGACCTGTGCGCGGCGCAGCAGCTCATGCTGCGCATCGACGACGCCGACGGGGCCCGCGCGTTCCTGCGCGAACACGCCGCAGCCCCGGGGGACGTGGTCTCCTGGCTCGCGACCGCGGGCGGCTACTCCACGGTGAACGTCGGCGTGGACCCCTCGTTCGAGCACGTCTCGGTGCTCGCAGGCTCCATCCCGGCCGGGGGCGCTCCGAGCGCCGCGGCGCTCGTGCGGCGCGTGCGGGCAGCGCACCCGTGGATGGGAGAGCCGCTGTTCGGGGGAGGCGGCGCCATCCCGCTCCGGCGTGTCTACGACCGCTTCACCGCCCCCGGCGTCGCGCTCGTGGGCGACGCGGCGGGCCAGGTCATGACGGGCCACGGCAGCGGTATCGGGTTTGGACTGATCGCGGGCAAGATGCTGGCGGAGGCCGTGGGCGGCGCGTCGGACCCGGGAGCGCCAGACGCCCTGTGGCGCTATCAGGCCCACTTCCTGCGCGCGTTCGGCGGCACCCTCGCGGCCTACGATGCGGTCCGCAGGATGAGCTGCGCGCTGGGGTCGGAGGGGATCGAGGCGTTGTTCGCGCTGGGGATCTTCTCGCCGTCGCTCGTGCGCCCGGGGCTCGATCAACGCCGAGGCGCGCTCGCTCCGCGGGAGGCGCTCCGCGCCGGAAGGCAGCTCGTGCAGCGACCAGCGCTGGCGCGGGTCGTCGTCCCGACGCTGGCGACGTTGGGCGCGGCGGACGCGCTGTATCGTGCATACCCACGACGCAAGAGCGGGCGTGCATTCGCGGCGTGGGAGGCCACAGCGCGGCGCCTGCTCCCGCGCCAGGGGCCCGGCGTGGCTTGA
- a CDS encoding PH domain-containing protein: protein MTTETQPPEQTLFSGHPALLPSALAALVAILTLGLALPFLWYRSRQVHYRITTQRIILEHGILSKRMDQVDTYRINDFVVERPFGQRLMGTGNIALTSIDRTNPEMRIEGIKTDVLALYEKLREAAQDQKMRRGVRTLDNSEHAV from the coding sequence ATGACGACGGAGACGCAGCCCCCCGAGCAGACCCTCTTCAGCGGCCACCCGGCGCTGCTGCCCAGCGCGCTCGCAGCGCTCGTCGCTATCCTGACGCTGGGTCTGGCGCTGCCGTTCCTGTGGTATCGCTCGCGGCAGGTGCACTACCGCATCACCACCCAGCGCATCATCCTGGAGCACGGCATCCTGTCCAAGCGCATGGACCAGGTGGACACCTACCGCATCAACGACTTCGTCGTGGAGCGCCCGTTCGGGCAGCGGCTGATGGGCACCGGCAACATCGCGCTCACCTCCATCGACCGCACCAACCCGGAAATGCGCATCGAGGGCATCAAGACCGACGTGCTGGCGCTGTACGAGAAGCTGCGCGAGGCCGCCCAGGACCAAAAGATGCGGCGGGGCGTGCGCACGCTGGACAACTCCGAGCACGCAGTCTGA